Part of the Schaalia odontolytica genome is shown below.
GACAGGGAAAAAGTCCTCGTCGATGAGGATCGTGCGGCCCACGGAGTCCATGAGGGAGCACACGGCGCTCACCTGCGCGTCCGTCGTTCCCGAGGCCGTCACGGCCGTCATGGACTGACCGACGGTCGCCGCGACGTTGGGCATAATGCGCACCAGGGGAATGCCTGCGCCGAAGTCGGTGGCAATCTGGTCGAGGGTACGCCCGGCCGCCAGGGATGCGACGCACACGTCGGGCCGACCCACGACGGTGGAGGAGATCTCCTTGATGACCGCGCGCTGGTCCTTGGGCTTGACTGCCAGGATGATGATGTCGACCTGGCGCGCCAGGGACACGTTCGAGGATGCGGCGCTCGCTCCGAGCTCGTCGGCCAGGTCGCACGCCTTGGCGGGCGTGCGGTTAGAAAAGACCAGGGTGGCGGGGTCGACACCGGACGCGACGGCGCCGCGAGCGATGGCCTGTGCCATGGCCCCCGTTCCGATGAATCCGATGCGCATGAGTTTCTCCCGCGGCTATTGGTCGATTGCGTTGCAGACTACCCCATTTTGCCTTTTCTTGGCCCAGTGGCCGAACTGTGAGACGAGGCCGGGGCCGGGGACCGTTGACAGTCCCAGCCCCGGCCTCGTGCCGCGTGCCCTCAGCGCTTGCGCGTGCCGAAGATGGAGCGCGTGATCTCGCGTCCGGCGGTGCGCAGCATGGAACCGAGGACGGATTTGACCTGGCGGGTGCGCCGCTCGGCGGCGCGTTGACGCGCGGCCTCCTCCTTCTCCTGCTGCTTCTCCACCTGGCGACGCAGCTTCTCCATCTCCTTCTCGCGGGCGGCCTGTTCCTTCGCCGCGGCCTTCTCCGCCTCGCGCGCTGTCTTCTCCGCCTCCTTGGCGGCTGCCTCCTGGGCGATGGCCTCCTCGCGGGCCGCCACGGCCTCCTCGGCGCGACGCGCGAGCTTCTCCTCGGCCGAATCGGGGTTCACGGCGTCGCGGTAGCGGCCCATGATGACGCTGGATTGGTTGATGCGTGCCACGGTGTCGGACGAGGCGGGGCCCATGACGGAGGCGGGCGCCCAGATGCCGACGGGCGTCACCGGAGTGGGGTTGCCCTTGGGATCGAGGACCGTCACCACAGCCTCGCCCGTGCCCAGCGTGGTGAGGACCTCGTCAAGCTCGAGGCTCGTCTTGGGGAACGTCTGAACCGTGGCCTTGAGCTTCTTGAAGTCCTCCGGAGTGGAGGCGCGAAGCCCGTGCTGAATACGCGACCCCAGCTGGGCGAGCACGTCGGAGGGGATGTCCTTGGGAGTCTGCGTTACGAAGACCACGCCCACGCCCTTGGATCGAATGAGCCGCACCGTCTGGACGACCTGACGC
Proteins encoded:
- the proC gene encoding pyrroline-5-carboxylate reductase codes for the protein MRIGFIGTGAMAQAIARGAVASGVDPATLVFSNRTPAKACDLADELGASAASSNVSLARQVDIIILAVKPKDQRAVIKEISSTVVGRPDVCVASLAAGRTLDQIATDFGAGIPLVRIMPNVAATVGQSMTAVTASGTTDAQVSAVCSLMDSVGRTILIDEDFFPVFQALASCSPAWFFQIVDSFARAGLKYGLSKDSAVEIAAQAMAGAAALLLAERENGTIPAQLIDRVTSPGGTTIAGLLAAEEGGLSTALVGAVDASIHADSHLG